From a single Glycine soja cultivar W05 chromosome 19, ASM419377v2, whole genome shotgun sequence genomic region:
- the LOC114399740 gene encoding transcription factor ORG3-like produces MVALFSPPVFSTKGWLLEEEPLSYDVSSEYSFPYQFYSPQTQIEVEIESSTAPSPDDPAMVKKLSHNASERDRRKKINNLVSSLRSLLPVADQTKKMSIPATVSRVIKYIPELQQQVQSLTKKKEVLLWRISRQLQGDAVNKESQRKISQHNSEFVVSTSRLNDCEVVVHISYEAQKAPLSEILHCLENNGLYLLNGSSSETFGGRAFHNLHFQVEKTQRLESGILTENLLSIYQNQRIL; encoded by the exons atggttGCTTTGTTTTCTCCTCCAGTGTTCTCAACCAAGGGATGGCTTTTAGAAGAGGAGCCATTAAGCTATGATGTGTCTTCGGAGTACTCATTTCCCTATCAATTTTATTCACCACAGACACAGATTGAGGTTGAAATAGAAAGCTCAACTGCACCATCCCCTGATGACCCTGCCATGGTCAAGAAGCTTAGCCACAACGCTAGTGAACGTGATCGCCGCAAGAAGATCAATAACTTGGTTTCTTCACTTCGTTCACTTCTTCCGGTGGCTGATCAAACG AAAAAAATGAGCATTCCGGCTACAGTTTCGCGAGTCATAAAATACATACCTGAGTTACAACAGCAAGTGCAATCACTGACTAAGAAAAAAGAGGTGCTTCTTTGGAGAATCTCTCGGCAATTGCAAGGAGATGCAGTGAACAAAGAATCTCAAAGGAAAATTTCCCAACACaactctgaatttgttgtttCAACAAGTAGGCTCAACGACTGTGAAGTTGTTGTTCACATTTCTTATGAGGCTCAAAAGGCTCCACTATCCGAGATCTTGCACTGTTTAGAAAATAATGGTCTTTATTTGCTAAATGGTTCTTCCTCTGAAACCTTTGGAGGAAGGGCTTTCCACAACTTGCATTTTCAG GTGGAAAAAACTCAGAGATTAGAGTCCGGGATTCTAACTGAGAACCTTTTGTCAATATATCAGAACCAAAGGATTTTATAA